Genomic DNA from Streptomyces sp. NBC_01571:
ACGGGGTCCACCCGGTGGTGGCCCGCGGTCGCGGCGGCCGGTCGCGGCGGTGCGTGCTCGGGACCGGATTCCTGGGCGGGCTTGGGGAGGGTGGCTGCAGCGACCCTCGGTGAGCGGCTGCGCAGCTTGTCCACGCGTTGGCGCACCCAGGCGTTGACGCGAGGGCGGGCGGTGGCGAAGCCGCGGGCCGCCGCGTCATAAGCGAGGTCCCCCAACCACTGGACCACCTCGCGGGCGAGCAGGTCCGCGAGGTTACGGAGGAACTCGTCGTCGTGGGATCGGTGGTCGTAGCCGTCGTGGTAGCCGTCGGCGTACCGGTCGGGGGCGTCGAAGAGTTCGGCCTGGCCGATGAGCGAGTTGTCCCGGTCGTCGCGTACGTTGCCGCGCATCCCGTTGGAGGAGACGCGGGAGTAGTCGAGGTGGGTGCCGGCGGGATACACGGCCTCCACCAGCCTGCGGTTCGGCGGCCGTTCGTTGTCAGACATGGAAGCACTGTAGGAGGCGGCACTGACAGCACGGGGGCGAAGCCACCATCGCGTGAGTGACGCCGAAGGCGCCCTTGGCGGGGAGCCCCGGCTGGACGCGGGGGAGGCGGGCGACTCTGCCACCTCAGAACACTGCCGTCTTCCGATCGGGAGCCAGAGCTCGGCAGGCCAGTTCCTCCCCACGGGGCGGGGGCGTGGTCAAACCCCGCAGACCATACGGCCATTGACCGAGGCGTGTGACCGCCTGGCCCACCGGCCCTGCGAGTCAGGGGACGGGGCGGTTACTGAGGTTGAACTCGGGATGTCGTGCTGCTGATCAGGCGGGTCGGATGGTCAGGCCGGTCTCGGTGAGGCAGCCGTCTATGAGGTGGCTGCGGTACTGGATGTGCCGTAGGCCGCGCCGGACGGTCTGGACGAGGTGTTCCGGGGTGCTGAAAGCGACGTTCGAGAGCCAGCCACGTCGCAGGAGGGACCAGATGCCTTCGACGGGGTTGAGGTCGGGTGCGTAGGGCGGCAGGTAGTGGATGGTCAGCCAGTCGCGGGTTTCGGCGAACTCCCGGAGCCCTGCGGCTTTGTGGACGTTGAGGTTGTCCCAGATGAGGACGATGGGGCCGTCGAGTTGTTGGTGGGCGGCGATCAGCAGGTCCCGGTAGTCGCGCCAGGAGAAGCTCTTGCGCCCGTCACGGTTGCCGTCGTCGCGGCGGGGCCGGTAGATCAGCCTCGATCGGTGGCCGGGTTTGTAGCAGGTCAGCGCGGCTATGGATATGCGTCTGCGGGAACGGCCGCGGACCCGGACCACCGGGGTCCGGCCGCGTGGCGCCCATGTCTTTGCGTGCGGCGGTGTCATGGAGAAGCCGGCTTCGTCCTCGAAGACCAGCCAGGCTCCACGGGCCGCCGCTAACCTTCCGCGCGGGGCCACACCTCCTTGACCCACCCCGCGACCGCATCATCGTCCCGCTCCATGGCACGACGGGCCGGGACCTGGCAGGACCAGCCGTTACGCACCAACAGCTTCCGCACACCCTGGATCGTGTACGTCAGATGGAAGCGCCGGCCGATCACCGTCTTGACCCGGCTCAGTGTCCAGCGCTGGTCCTCCCAGCCATGCGCGGCCGGCCCCTTGGCCAGCTCCGCCTCAAGCTGAGCAAACTGCCGATCGCTCAGCCTTGGCAGAGACGCCGGCCCCTGCGACCGCAGGGATCGCGGGCCGCCTTCGGCCCACGCGTGACGCCATCGCTGGACCGAACGGACACTGACCCGAAGATCTCTGGCGATCGCGGTACTGCCCTCGCCCTGGGCGAACCGCTCGGCCGTCTTGAGCCGTAACTCTTCGCGGAACTGCTGCCGTTCGGCGGTCAGCCCGCCCCCTTGTGGATACCGCATACCTTCGGTGATACCGCAGCCACCGGCCAGCCGTCATCCCCTACGACACCACGCGTTCAACCTCAGTAGGCGGCCGTTCAACTCGTCCTGGCCCCAGTCGAGTCGAGCAGGCCAGCCAACTACCGCAACTCAACGTGTCGAAGTTCACGCTCTGTTACCGGCCGGTTCGGCTGCACCTCCTGGGGATTGCGTGCCAAAGTGCGCATGGGCTGCCCTATGTGATGCTTGGTGCAGTCGACTCTTTTGCGTAAATGGCTGGCCTGAAGTCGACGGGGACGTGTTGGTGAGCAAAAGCCAAGAAAAGCCGCAAGCAGGGATGTACTTGTCCAGGCTCGCCATCAAGAACTTCCGCTCCTGCTACGAAGTGGAAGTCGAGTTGCAGCCGAACATTACGCTCCTCGTGGGCGAGAACAACTCCGGCAAGTCCAACGTCATCGAAGCGCTCAGGCTGGCCACCACACCCTTGAATCGTCGATCCACGCGGTGGTTCGACGAATCCGACCTGTCGCATGGTCGAGAAGCGGATGAGGCCCAGTTCCGCGCGTCGTACGACGGTCTGACGTCAGCGCAACGCGCCCACTACATAGCCTCGCTCGATGTGGAGACCAATCAGGCCGCCTACAAGACGACGTACAAACGGGATGAGTCCCGGCAGCAGATGCGCCCGAGTGTTACAGCCGGACCTGTGGATGGACCCGACGCCGAGCCAGAGAAGCGGGACCAAATCGCGCACGTCTACCTGGCGCCCCTTCGGGATGCGCAGAGGGAGTTGGACTCGTCGGACGGCAACCGGCTGCTGCGGATCATCCGCTACCTCACCGATGAAGACGAACAGGAAGCGTTCCGCGCGCAGGCCAACGACTCGTTCACCAAGCTCAAGGAACACCCGGTCCTGACCTCTACGACCAAAGAGATCCAGGGTCACTTGGGAGAACTGACCGACTCGGTTCGGGGGCAGACCGTCGAGGTCGCTTTCGCCCAGTACGAGCTGCACCGACTGGCCCGGAGCCTGCGGGTCAAGATGGCCGAGGCTGGCATCCCGCCAGCGGACCTCACCGAGTCGGGCCTTGGCTACGCCAACCTCCTCTTCATCGCCACCGTCATCCTGGAGCTGCGCAACGCCCAGCACATGGAACTGACGCTCTTCCTTGTCGAGGAGCCGGAGGCCCACCTCCACCCACAGCTCCAAGCGGTGCTGCTGGACTACCTGCGGGAACAAGCCGAAGCCTCGCTCAAGAACGATACGCACGGTCCCGCCGGCCGTATCCAGGTCGTCGCGAGCACGCATTCGCCCAACCTGGCTAGCAGTGTCGGTATCGAGAACGTCGTGGCGCTGCGCACGCGAGTGGACAAGGAGAGGGTCCAGGACGACGACGGCCAGGAGAAAGAGGTGCTACGCCGGAAGACGCAAGCGCTCCCTCTGGCCAAGCTCGACCTCACCGGCGACGAACGGCGAAAGATCAATCAGTACCTCGATGCGACCCGCGCAGGCCTGCTCTTTGCCCGTCGTGTCATCCTGGTGGAAGGCATTGCTGAAGCGGTCCTGCTGCCGGTCATCGCCCGGCACTGCGTCTTCAAAGGCGAGGACCAGGCGAAACAGCGTCGGGACTTCCACGGCGTCACGATCATCAATGTCGGCAGCGTCGACTTTGCGCCGTACATCACGCTGCTGCTCTCGACGGTCAACGGGTGTCGGCTGCTGGACAAGCTGACCGTCATCACCGACGGCGACCCGGACATCCCCAAGGAACAGAAGACCGACGACGGGGAGGCCGAAGACGACCTAGGCGATGCCCAGAACCCGACGGCCGCCGCTCCAGTCGAGGGCGGTCCCGGCGCGGGCGCCGACGGTGACGAGGACGAGCCGGAAGACGATGACGACGCCGCCGTGAACAACCGTAAGGACCGGCTGACTGCTCACGCCGAGTCGATCGGGGCCACAGACCACCTGATCGTCGCGGAAGCGCCGCACACGCTTGAGGCCGACCTCCTCGACCCCGAGATCAACGAGCCGGTACTCAGGACGGCCTTCCTGAAACAGCGCCGACGCTCCAAGAAGAAGTGGCAGGAGATTCTCGACGACGAGCGAGGGCGTGCCTGGGGCTTTTACCTGAAGCTTCGCAAGCACAAGAAGTTCATCGGCAAGGGCGAGTTCGCGCACGAAGTGGCGCTGGCCATCCAGAGCGGCGCGGACTTTGAAGCTCCTCGGTACCTGGCTGACGCCATCCGTGGCGTCCTGCTGGATACACGGGGTGATGAAGGTTGAGTGACGTGAAGCTGACTGACGACCAGCAGGCTCTTGTCGACGCTCAAGACAGCTTGTTCGCGGCTGCCTGTCCCGGGGCCGGTAAGACCCGGGCCATGGTCGCCCGGTTCCTGAAGCGGACTGCCGAGGAAGGCCGGCGCGGGATCGCACTGATCTCCTTCACCAATGCTGCGGTGGACGAGGTCCGGCGCCGGTGTGGGAACCAGGTGGAAGCCCTGCGGGCCAGGGCTTGATCAAGTTCCGTAGGTGTCTGGTTCGGTTGTGATGCCCAGGATGTGAAGTGCTCGTTCG
This window encodes:
- a CDS encoding ATP-dependent endonuclease is translated as MSKSQEKPQAGMYLSRLAIKNFRSCYEVEVELQPNITLLVGENNSGKSNVIEALRLATTPLNRRSTRWFDESDLSHGREADEAQFRASYDGLTSAQRAHYIASLDVETNQAAYKTTYKRDESRQQMRPSVTAGPVDGPDAEPEKRDQIAHVYLAPLRDAQRELDSSDGNRLLRIIRYLTDEDEQEAFRAQANDSFTKLKEHPVLTSTTKEIQGHLGELTDSVRGQTVEVAFAQYELHRLARSLRVKMAEAGIPPADLTESGLGYANLLFIATVILELRNAQHMELTLFLVEEPEAHLHPQLQAVLLDYLREQAEASLKNDTHGPAGRIQVVASTHSPNLASSVGIENVVALRTRVDKERVQDDDGQEKEVLRRKTQALPLAKLDLTGDERRKINQYLDATRAGLLFARRVILVEGIAEAVLLPVIARHCVFKGEDQAKQRRDFHGVTIINVGSVDFAPYITLLLSTVNGCRLLDKLTVITDGDPDIPKEQKTDDGEAEDDLGDAQNPTAAAPVEGGPGAGADGDEDEPEDDDDAAVNNRKDRLTAHAESIGATDHLIVAEAPHTLEADLLDPEINEPVLRTAFLKQRRRSKKKWQEILDDERGRAWGFYLKLRKHKKFIGKGEFAHEVALAIQSGADFEAPRYLADAIRGVLLDTRGDEG
- a CDS encoding UvrD-helicase domain-containing protein, which encodes MKLTDDQQALVDAQDSLFAAACPGAGKTRAMVARFLKRTAEEGRRGIALISFTNAAVDEVRRRCGNQVEALRARA
- a CDS encoding winged helix-turn-helix domain-containing protein is translated as MRYPQGGGLTAERQQFREELRLKTAERFAQGEGSTAIARDLRVSVRSVQRWRHAWAEGGPRSLRSQGPASLPRLSDRQFAQLEAELAKGPAAHGWEDQRWTLSRVKTVIGRRFHLTYTIQGVRKLLVRNGWSCQVPARRAMERDDDAVAGWVKEVWPRAEG
- a CDS encoding IS630 family transposase, which codes for MVFEDEAGFSMTPPHAKTWAPRGRTPVVRVRGRSRRRISIAALTCYKPGHRSRLIYRPRRDDGNRDGRKSFSWRDYRDLLIAAHQQLDGPIVLIWDNLNVHKAAGLREFAETRDWLTIHYLPPYAPDLNPVEGIWSLLRRGWLSNVAFSTPEHLVQTVRRGLRHIQYRSHLIDGCLTETGLTIRPA